The following coding sequences are from one Arachis hypogaea cultivar Tifrunner chromosome 7, arahy.Tifrunner.gnm2.J5K5, whole genome shotgun sequence window:
- the LOC112703078 gene encoding uncharacterized protein: MATISSHCFRHLPPRIPKFRASSSLSLSTLSCSLAQEEDLDRNGNASSITTTNGNSSSYFPKRGQTLELVCESLAFKGKGLCKVTDTGFVVMCDRALPGERFIGRVTRKKGNYAEVSKVKTISPPRDIVDAPCEYASHCGGCKTQNLSYEAQLRAKEDQVRELVVHVGRFSHKELELEGVMKPIVTCHIQFHYRNKMEFSFGPYKWLPKESLHERQAGSDNYALGLHVPGFFDKVLNVDKCLLQSDPANKVLAAVQDCWRDPQLDFSPYDVHSHKGFLKHLMLRTGRDVVTGHPEVMVNFVTSSNKPELLKFLVDKLSAFPEVVSIINNVNTSVGNTSVGEEEYTLYGKSCITETLRGLTFQISANSFFQTNTHQAEVLYELIEEYAGITGDGSEVVLDLFCGTGTIGLALANSVKHVYGYEVVPQAIADARLNAEINGIHNATYVQGDLNKIDENFGKNFPKPDIVISDPNRPGMHMKLIKFLLKLKAPRIVYVSCNPATCARDLDYLCHGVAEQNIEGCYKLVGLQPVDMFPHTPHIECVCLLELC; encoded by the exons ATGGCGACCATTTCAAGCCACTGCTTCAGGCATCTGCCACCGCGTATCCCAAAGTTTCgagcttcatcttctctttctctctccactCTCTCTTGTTCTCTCGCCCAAGAAGAAGACTTGGATCGCAACGGCAACGCAAGCTCCATAACCACCACCAATGGCAACAGTTCCTCGTATTTCCCGAAGCGAGGGCAGACCCTGGAGTTGGTGTGCGAGTCCCTCGCTTTCAAAGGGAAGGGTCTCTGCAAGGTCACTGACACCGGCTTCGTCGTCATGTGCGACCGTGCTCTACCCGGTGAGCGTTTCATTGGCCGTGTCACCCGCAAGAAGGGAAATTACGCTGAG GTAAGTAAGGTGAAGACTATTAGTCCTCCACGTGATATTGTTGATGCCCCTTGTGAGTATGCTTCCCATTGTGGAGGATGCAAGACACAGAACTTGTCTTATGAGGCTCAACTGAGAGCTAAGGAGGACCAGGTTCGTGAGTTGGTGGTGCATGTTGGAAGGTTTTCGCATAAAGAGCTCGAATTGGAAGGTGTTATGAAGCCAATTGTTACATGTCATATTCAGTTTCATTATAGAAATAAG ATGGAATTCTCATTTGGTCCTTACAAATGGTTACCTAAAGAATCATTGCATGAAAGGCAGGCTGGTAGTGATAATTATGCACTAGGGTTGCATGTGCCTGGTTTTTTCGATAAAGTTTTGAATGTTGACAAGTGCTTGTTGCAAAGTGATCCTGCTAATAAG GTTCTTGCAGCTGTCCAGGATTGCTGGAGAGATCCTCAACTCGATTTTTCTCCCTATGATGTTCATTCACACAAAGGGTTTCTTAAGCATTTGATGCTGAGAACTGGAAG GGATGTTGTGACTGGTCATCCTGAAGTTATGGTTAATTTTGTGACCTCTTCCAACAAACCAGAGCTCTTGAAGTTCCTAGTTGATAAACTTTCTGCATTTCCTGAAGTG GTGAGCATCATAAACAATGTTAATACTTCTGTTGGTAATACATCTGTCGGCGAGGAAGAATACACTTTGTATGGGAAATCATGCATAACAGAGACCTTAAGAGGGCTTACATTCCAGATATCAGCAAACTCATTCTTCCAAACAAATACTCATCAG GCAGAGGTTCTATATGAGCTTATTGAAGAGTATGCTGGGATAACGGGAGATGGTTCAGAAGTTGTCCTTGACCTGTTTTGCGGAACAGGTACCATAGGTCTCGCACTTGCCAATAG TGTAAAACATGTCTATGGCTATGAAGTAGTTCCTCAAGCCATAGCAGATGCCCGTCTTAATGCCGAGATAAATGGAATACACAATGCAACATATGTCCAGGGGGATCTCAACAAAATTGATGAGAATTTCGGGAAGAATTTTCCTAAACCTGACATTGTCATTTCTG ATCCGAATCGCCCAGGAATGCACATGAAGTTGATCAAATTCCTGCTAAAACTTAAGGCACCTCGCATAGTATACGTGTCATGTAATCCTGCAACATGTGCACGTGACCTTGATTATCTCTGTCATGGTGTG GCAGAACAGAATATAGAAGGATGTTACAAGCTAGTAGGGCTACAACCAGTTGACATGTTCCCACACACACCTCATATTGAGTGTGTATGCCTTCTAGAGCTTTGTTAA
- the LOC112703080 gene encoding uncharacterized protein, with the protein MDGLSWDPSSQLAVNNIPMLEGEEDYSIFVNNHMQEMHKSHHRHGYPNSEKVMMMMSNMVQYPSSATPEAEIVSFPQRTRNNNNNFSMAVKSSSSSSTGWDVKEALTSNHQSWPSLSVVNYVPDFNMAHHHHHHQQQQLINSTTQSSSSLESLDCLLSATNSNTDTTTATTSLEEDDSISIILSDCRNFWNFTTNYGAITAAAAASSAESETNNVSNKQNNMQYHHHHHQINNKELDETVSQASKRTINDQYDLIKTSSSAAATTTTGPYFSIFHNSSSSATESGAFKLIKENPLPRSKKPRWENNNNNNNNKHGGSSSNINFQQPNSSHSTIDEPDPEAIAQMKEMIYRAAAFRPVNLGLEVAEKPKRKNVKISSDPQTVAARQRREKISERIRVLQKIVPGGSKMDTASMLDEAANYLKFLRSQVKALESLGNKLDTMNNHNVPPTTTIAFSFNPSFPIMPSYFPNPKP; encoded by the coding sequence ATGGATGGTCTGAGTTGGGATCCTTCTTCACAACTTGCTGTTAATAACATACCAATGTTGGAAGGAGAAGAAGACTACTCCATCTTTGTTAATAATCACATGCAAGAGATGCACAAGTCTCATCATCGTCATGGATATCCAAATTCTGAaaaagtgatgatgatgatgagcaaCATGGTTCAGTACCCATCATCAGCAACACCAGAAGCTGAGATTGTGAGTTTTCCACAGAGAAcaagaaacaacaacaacaattttaGTATGGCGgtgaaatcatcatcatcatcatcaaccggTTGGGATGTAAAAGAAGCCTTAACATCTAATCACCAATCATGGCCATCACTTTCAGTAGTCAATTATGTGCCAGATTTCAATAtggcccaccaccaccaccaccaccaacaacaacaactcatcAACAGCACAACACAATCATCATCATCCCTTGAATCACTCGATTGCCTGCTTTCAGCTACCAACAGCAACACAGACACTACTACTGCTACTACTTCTCTTGAAGAAGATGATAGCATCTCCATCATTCTATCTGACTGCAGAAACTTCTGGAACTTCACTACTAATTATGGAGCCAtcactgctgctgctgctgcttccTCTGCTGAATCTGAAACCAATAATGTTTCCAACAAACAGAACAACATGcaatatcatcatcaccatcatcagaTCAATAATAAGGAGCTCGATGAAACAGTATCTCAAGCTTCAAAGAGGACAATCAATGACCAATATGACCTTATCAAAACTTCTTCTTCTGCTGCTGCAACCACCACCACTGGTCCCTACTTCAGTATCTTCCACAATTCTTCTTCTTCCGCCACTGAAAGCGGCGCCTTCAAGCTTATCAAAGAGAATCCTCTACCAAGATCCAAGAAACCAAGATGggagaataacaacaacaacaacaacaataagcaTGGTGGTTCATCATCCAACATCAACTTCCAGCAGCCGAATTCATCGCATTCCACCATTGACGAACCAGATCCAGAGGCCATTGCACAGATGAAGGAGATGATATATAGAGCTGCGGCATTTCGGCCTGTGAACTTGGGATTGGAGGTTGCGGAGAAGCCGAAGAGGAAGAACGTGAAGATATCAAGCGATCCTCAAACGGTAGCTGCAAGGCAAAGAAGGGAGAAAATAAGTGAAAGAATTAGGGTTTTGCAGAAGATTGTTCCTGGTGGAAGCAAGATGGACACAGCTTCAATGCTTGATGAAGCTGCTAACTACCTCAAGTTTCTTAGGTCACAGGTCAAAGCTCTTGAAAGCTTAGGGAACAAGCTTGACACCATGAATAATCATAATGTTCCTCCTACCACCACCATTGCTTTCTCTTTCAAcccttcttttcccatcatgccATCTTATTTTCCCAACCCTAAACCCTAG
- the LOC112703081 gene encoding putative leucine-rich repeat receptor-like protein kinase At2g19210 isoform X1, whose protein sequence is MIGIFLLLVFQLLWNLPIIVHAQNQSGFVSIDCGLVDEASYKDETTSIYYTSDASIIDTGECHNISPKYKASSLAKQFWNVRSFPERIRNCYTLKVPQGRSSKYLLRARFMYGNYDGKDSLPQFDIYLGTKWWQSVVLKDPTSVITKEIIFVAASDYVHVCLVNTNKGTPFISALEIRVLDSDAYLINSIELLARYDIGLQEDKTVRYPDDVHDRIWTPYNSKDWKQINTSLAIDKESSSYNFLPLPASTVMETAAIPTNNNANIEFNFYPKHNASAYYVYFFVAEIQKLEANQFRDFNFFVNGDLLNGSPVNLKYLQSVYYISILEKPRLELWINKTTRSTLPPLFSAIEIYMTKNFSQSQTDQTDASAIMNVKLNYGIKRNWQGDPCIPLSYMWDGVNCSYAGSSPRIIYLNLSSSGLTGNITSAISNLKSIEYLDLSNNSLTGSVPYFLSQLHSLRVLNMEGNQLTGAVPMQLRENSNNGMLKTSFGGNQGLCYSGSCSNSNKVVVPLVASLGGAFVILATAITSFLIFKRHSVASEMGNLRAYSRIKMELESNKQQFSYAEVQKITKNFKRVVGKGASGIVYHGYVGDTEVAVKMLSPSDSNSAQAYLQFQAEAKLLAVAHHKCLTPLIGYCDDGTNMALIYEYMPNGDLAYHLSDKSETILSWQQRIQIAVDTAEGLEYLHEGCCPGVVHRDIKSKNILLTEKFRGKLADFGLAKIYPNENDTHMCTVVAGTPGYLDPLYHRSSKLSEKSDVYSFGVVLLEIITGHPAITKTEEKVHIIRLVGSMLSEREVNDVVDPRLEGNFDVDSAKKVLDIAMACVAAASINRPAMSYVVAQLKKCLPADDDDVQNRITVVNHLLHDSDIHQSLPGSIIDIISGQSSLER, encoded by the exons ATGATAGGAATTTTCCTGCTTTTAGTATTTCAACTTCTGTGGAATCTTCCTATCATTGTTCATGCCCAGAATCAATCAG GCTTTGTTAGCATTGATTGTGGACTTGTGGATGAAGCAAGTTACAAAGATGAAACAACTTCCATATATTACACTTCAGATGCCAGCATCATAGACACTGGTGAATGCCACAACATATCACCCAAATATAAGGCCTCTTCACTTGCCAAACAGTTCTGGAATGTTAGAAGTTTCCCAGAAAGAATCAGAAACTGCTACACCCTTAAGGTCCCTCAAGGAAGAAGCAGCAAGTATCTACTAAGGGCAAGGTTCATGTATGGAAACTATGATGGTAAAGATTCACTTCCTCAATTTGATATCTATCTTGGAACCAAATGGTGGCAATCTGTAGTGTTGAAGGATCCAACCAGTGTAATAACCAAGGAAATCATCTTTGTTGCTGCCTCGGATTATGTTCATGTTTGCCTAGTTAACACCAACAAGGGTACACCTTTCATATCAGCTTTGGAGATTAGAGTTCTTGACAGTGATGCCTATCTTATTAACTCCATCGAGCTTCTCGCCCGGTATGACATAGGATTACAGGAAGATAAAACAGTCAG ATACCCAGATGATGTCCATGATAGAATATGGACACCTTACAATTCAAAAGATTGGAAACAGATAAACACTTCTCTTGCTATAGACAAAGAATCATCTTCATACAACTTTTTACCATTACCAGCCTCTACTGTGATGGAAACAGCAGCAATTCCAACAAACAACAATGCTAATATAGAATTTAACTTCTATCCCAAGCATAATGCCTCTGCATACTATGTGTACTTCTTCGTTGCCGAAATCCAGAAACTTGAAGCAAATCAATTTAGAGACTTCAACTTTTTTGTGAATGGGGATCTTCTTAATGGTTCTCCAGTGAATCTTAAGTACCTGCAGAGCGTGTATTACATATCAATTTTGGAGAAACCACGGTTGGAACTTTGGATTAACAAAACAACCAGATCAACACTTCCCCCTCTTTTCAGTGCCATTGAGATATATATGACTAAGAATTTCTCACAATCACAAACAGACCAAACTGATG CTTCTGCTATCATGAATGTGAAGTTAAATTATGGGATAAAAAGAAATTGGCAAGGAGATCCATGCATTCCACTAAGTTACATGTGGGATGGTGTTAATTGCAGCTATGCTGGTTCTTCTCCAAGGATCATATACTT GAACTTATCTTCCAGTGGTTTAACTGGAAATATAACATCAGCCATATCCAATTTGAAGTCAATAGAATATTT GGATTTATCAAACAACAGTTTGACAGGATCAGTGCCTTATTTCTTATCTCAACTTCACTCCTTGAGAGTTCT GAACATGGAAGGGAATCAGCTAACAGGAGCAGTTCCAATGCAACTCAGAGAGAATTCAAATAATGGCATGCTCAAAACCAG TTTTGGAGGAAATCAAGGTCTTTGCTATTCAGGTTCATGCAGCAATAGTAATAAAGTTGTGGTTCCATTGGTGGCATCACTAGGTGGAGCTTTTGTGATTCTAGCAACAGCAATCACTTCTTTCCTCATATTCAAAAGACATAGTG TAGCCTCTGAAATGGGGAATCTGAGAGCATATTCAAGAATAAAGATGGAGTTAGAGTCAAATAAACAGCAATTTAGCTATGCTGAAGTccaaaaaattaccaaaaattttaaaagggttGTGGGAAAAGGAGCATCTGGAATCGTGTATCATGGCTATGTAGGTGATACTGAAGTTGCTGTCAAAATGCTGTCTCCTTCAGActcaaactcagcccaagcataTCTACAATTTCAGGCAGAG GCAAAACTTCTGGCTGTAGCTCATCATAAATGCTTGACACCTCTTATAGGATATTGTGATGATGGCACAAACATGGCTCTCATCTATGAATACATGCCTAATGGAGACTTAGCCTACCACTTATCTG ATAAAAGTGAAACTATATTGAGTTGGCAACAAAGAATTCAAATTGCAGTGGATACTGCAGAAG GATTGGAGTATCTACATGAAGGTTGTTGTCCAGGAGTTGTTCACAGAGATATAAAGTCAAAGAACATATTACTAACTGAAAAATTTAGAGGTAAATTGGCTGATTTTGGTTTGGCCAAGATCTACCCTAATGAAAATGATACACACATGTGCACTGTGGTTGCTGGCACCCCCGGATACCTTGATCCGCT GTACCACAGATCAAGCAAGTTGAGTGAAAAAAGTGATGTTTATAGTTTTGGAGTGGTTTTGCTTGAGATAATTACAGGGCATCCAGCCATAACCAAAACAGAAGAGAAAGTTCACATAATTAGATTGGTTGGATCAATGCTTAGTGAAAGAGAGGTGAATGATGTTGTGGATCCAAGATTAGAAGGAAACTTTGATGTTGACTCTGCAAAGAAAGTCTTGGATATTGCAATGGCTTGTGTAGCAGCTGCTTCCATTAACAGGCCAGCAATGAGTTATGTTGTTGCTCAACTCAAAAAATGTTTGCcagctgatgatgatgatgttcaaAATAGGATTACTGTAGTTAATCATCTGTTGCATGATTCTGACATTCATCAAAGTTTACCGGGCAGCATTATTGATATAATTAGTGGACAGAGCTCCCTAGAAAGGTAG
- the LOC112703081 gene encoding putative leucine-rich repeat receptor-like protein kinase At2g19210 isoform X2: MIGIFLLLVFQLLWNLPIIVHAQNQSGFVSIDCGLVDEASYKDETTSIYYTSDASIIDTGECHNISPKYKASSLAKQFWNVRSFPERIRNCYTLKVPQGRSSKYLLRARFMYGNYDGKDSLPQFDIYLGTKWWQSVVLKDPTSVITKEIIFVAASDYVHVCLVNTNKGTPFISALEIRVLDSDAYLINSIELLARYDIGLQEDKTVRYPDDVHDRIWTPYNSKDWKQINTSLAIDKESSSYNFLPLPASTVMETAAIPTNNNANIEFNFYPKHNASAYYVYFFVAEIQKLEANQFRDFNFFVNGDLLNGSPVNLKYLQSVYYISILEKPRLELWINKTTRSTLPPLFSAIEIYMTKNFSQSQTDQTDASAIMNVKLNYGIKRNWQGDPCIPLSYMWDGVNCSYAGSSPRIIYLNLSSSGLTGNITSAISNLKSIEYLDLSNNSLTGSVPYFLSQLHSLRVLNMEGNQLTGAVPMQLRENSNNGMLKTSFGGNQGLCYSGSCSNSNKVVVPLVASLGGAFVILATAITSFLIFKRHSASEMGNLRAYSRIKMELESNKQQFSYAEVQKITKNFKRVVGKGASGIVYHGYVGDTEVAVKMLSPSDSNSAQAYLQFQAEAKLLAVAHHKCLTPLIGYCDDGTNMALIYEYMPNGDLAYHLSDKSETILSWQQRIQIAVDTAEGLEYLHEGCCPGVVHRDIKSKNILLTEKFRGKLADFGLAKIYPNENDTHMCTVVAGTPGYLDPLYHRSSKLSEKSDVYSFGVVLLEIITGHPAITKTEEKVHIIRLVGSMLSEREVNDVVDPRLEGNFDVDSAKKVLDIAMACVAAASINRPAMSYVVAQLKKCLPADDDDVQNRITVVNHLLHDSDIHQSLPGSIIDIISGQSSLER, translated from the exons ATGATAGGAATTTTCCTGCTTTTAGTATTTCAACTTCTGTGGAATCTTCCTATCATTGTTCATGCCCAGAATCAATCAG GCTTTGTTAGCATTGATTGTGGACTTGTGGATGAAGCAAGTTACAAAGATGAAACAACTTCCATATATTACACTTCAGATGCCAGCATCATAGACACTGGTGAATGCCACAACATATCACCCAAATATAAGGCCTCTTCACTTGCCAAACAGTTCTGGAATGTTAGAAGTTTCCCAGAAAGAATCAGAAACTGCTACACCCTTAAGGTCCCTCAAGGAAGAAGCAGCAAGTATCTACTAAGGGCAAGGTTCATGTATGGAAACTATGATGGTAAAGATTCACTTCCTCAATTTGATATCTATCTTGGAACCAAATGGTGGCAATCTGTAGTGTTGAAGGATCCAACCAGTGTAATAACCAAGGAAATCATCTTTGTTGCTGCCTCGGATTATGTTCATGTTTGCCTAGTTAACACCAACAAGGGTACACCTTTCATATCAGCTTTGGAGATTAGAGTTCTTGACAGTGATGCCTATCTTATTAACTCCATCGAGCTTCTCGCCCGGTATGACATAGGATTACAGGAAGATAAAACAGTCAG ATACCCAGATGATGTCCATGATAGAATATGGACACCTTACAATTCAAAAGATTGGAAACAGATAAACACTTCTCTTGCTATAGACAAAGAATCATCTTCATACAACTTTTTACCATTACCAGCCTCTACTGTGATGGAAACAGCAGCAATTCCAACAAACAACAATGCTAATATAGAATTTAACTTCTATCCCAAGCATAATGCCTCTGCATACTATGTGTACTTCTTCGTTGCCGAAATCCAGAAACTTGAAGCAAATCAATTTAGAGACTTCAACTTTTTTGTGAATGGGGATCTTCTTAATGGTTCTCCAGTGAATCTTAAGTACCTGCAGAGCGTGTATTACATATCAATTTTGGAGAAACCACGGTTGGAACTTTGGATTAACAAAACAACCAGATCAACACTTCCCCCTCTTTTCAGTGCCATTGAGATATATATGACTAAGAATTTCTCACAATCACAAACAGACCAAACTGATG CTTCTGCTATCATGAATGTGAAGTTAAATTATGGGATAAAAAGAAATTGGCAAGGAGATCCATGCATTCCACTAAGTTACATGTGGGATGGTGTTAATTGCAGCTATGCTGGTTCTTCTCCAAGGATCATATACTT GAACTTATCTTCCAGTGGTTTAACTGGAAATATAACATCAGCCATATCCAATTTGAAGTCAATAGAATATTT GGATTTATCAAACAACAGTTTGACAGGATCAGTGCCTTATTTCTTATCTCAACTTCACTCCTTGAGAGTTCT GAACATGGAAGGGAATCAGCTAACAGGAGCAGTTCCAATGCAACTCAGAGAGAATTCAAATAATGGCATGCTCAAAACCAG TTTTGGAGGAAATCAAGGTCTTTGCTATTCAGGTTCATGCAGCAATAGTAATAAAGTTGTGGTTCCATTGGTGGCATCACTAGGTGGAGCTTTTGTGATTCTAGCAACAGCAATCACTTCTTTCCTCATATTCAAAAGACATAGTG CCTCTGAAATGGGGAATCTGAGAGCATATTCAAGAATAAAGATGGAGTTAGAGTCAAATAAACAGCAATTTAGCTATGCTGAAGTccaaaaaattaccaaaaattttaaaagggttGTGGGAAAAGGAGCATCTGGAATCGTGTATCATGGCTATGTAGGTGATACTGAAGTTGCTGTCAAAATGCTGTCTCCTTCAGActcaaactcagcccaagcataTCTACAATTTCAGGCAGAG GCAAAACTTCTGGCTGTAGCTCATCATAAATGCTTGACACCTCTTATAGGATATTGTGATGATGGCACAAACATGGCTCTCATCTATGAATACATGCCTAATGGAGACTTAGCCTACCACTTATCTG ATAAAAGTGAAACTATATTGAGTTGGCAACAAAGAATTCAAATTGCAGTGGATACTGCAGAAG GATTGGAGTATCTACATGAAGGTTGTTGTCCAGGAGTTGTTCACAGAGATATAAAGTCAAAGAACATATTACTAACTGAAAAATTTAGAGGTAAATTGGCTGATTTTGGTTTGGCCAAGATCTACCCTAATGAAAATGATACACACATGTGCACTGTGGTTGCTGGCACCCCCGGATACCTTGATCCGCT GTACCACAGATCAAGCAAGTTGAGTGAAAAAAGTGATGTTTATAGTTTTGGAGTGGTTTTGCTTGAGATAATTACAGGGCATCCAGCCATAACCAAAACAGAAGAGAAAGTTCACATAATTAGATTGGTTGGATCAATGCTTAGTGAAAGAGAGGTGAATGATGTTGTGGATCCAAGATTAGAAGGAAACTTTGATGTTGACTCTGCAAAGAAAGTCTTGGATATTGCAATGGCTTGTGTAGCAGCTGCTTCCATTAACAGGCCAGCAATGAGTTATGTTGTTGCTCAACTCAAAAAATGTTTGCcagctgatgatgatgatgttcaaAATAGGATTACTGTAGTTAATCATCTGTTGCATGATTCTGACATTCATCAAAGTTTACCGGGCAGCATTATTGATATAATTAGTGGACAGAGCTCCCTAGAAAGGTAG